The Aminivibrio pyruvatiphilus genome has a window encoding:
- a CDS encoding TetR/AcrR family transcriptional regulator produces MAEEGREARKAILRAAREGFAARGFYGTSMEYITRNAGVSKGAVYWYFPGKWEVYKAVVAEEAERLKGIVLPPGLELPPGEAMDFFLTRGERLIDIFAEDPVCRLLFVHLQLEAMRGREEMIELVTTLRASITEDAISVIEAVFPGNILTRRGISHRELVNMFVGILNGIILNIELTITREEARRNWRFLIRSVLGGIGNEP; encoded by the coding sequence GTGGCGGAAGAAGGCAGAGAGGCACGCAAAGCCATTCTCAGGGCGGCCAGGGAAGGATTCGCCGCCAGGGGGTTCTACGGAACGAGCATGGAATACATAACAAGGAATGCGGGAGTCAGCAAGGGAGCGGTGTACTGGTATTTCCCCGGCAAGTGGGAAGTGTACAAGGCTGTGGTGGCCGAAGAGGCGGAGCGGCTCAAGGGCATCGTCCTGCCTCCCGGACTCGAGCTGCCTCCCGGAGAAGCCATGGATTTCTTTCTCACCCGGGGGGAGCGGCTCATCGACATTTTCGCTGAAGATCCGGTCTGCAGGCTTCTTTTCGTTCACCTTCAGCTCGAGGCCATGCGGGGCCGGGAGGAAATGATCGAACTCGTCACCACACTCCGGGCCTCCATCACCGAGGACGCTATATCGGTCATCGAAGCCGTTTTTCCCGGGAACATCCTTACCCGCCGGGGGATCAGCCACCGGGAGCTGGTCAACATGTTCGTAGGCATCCTGAACGGCATCATTCTCAACATCGAACTTACGATTACGCGGGAAGAAGCCAGGCGTAATTGGAGGTTCCTCATCCGTTCGGTTCTGGGAGGTATTGGCAATGAACCGTAG